The Apis cerana isolate GH-2021 linkage group LG12, AcerK_1.0, whole genome shotgun sequence genome window below encodes:
- the LOC108003683 gene encoding urea transporter 2-like isoform X2 — MTVNEQLKESPRHDYSWPVFIGNFSILQEYLSEKKSYLWSVVRLFDFLLRGFGQVVFSNNPISGLLIIISLGATSPGTLLFAASTGFLGLLLSMLLRDPQEHIANGLTVFNPLLVGAVSYALIPKVYGPFDSLSILLILLGTIFSVYMTRSMRDNKIPAMAWPFNLAEFALLLVLYTKHNGLDTAEKLQLMRMDNATSDATTSNVSFIGENATGVHIDWGMIFHGVIVSASQVVAVENAITGCVVYLAILLFSPKAASFAFLGAFIGSLTALIFGAPINEIYIGFWGFNTLLTGISLGGFFYTFNGQMVAATIVAIIYTMIVQYSILFLFKNLKLPILSLPFILVTSLFLKLRNNSGNKISSQSPSIPSSQKQSQDYLANPQFHLIPQAEHVPVEIVKGDIDKDKRLKYVRNLRKSQVAKIYLISNDSQYDKTLIVINTITNFTYLMHVIFHIIINKLFLC, encoded by the exons ATGACTGTGAATGaacaattaaaagaatcaCCTCGCCAT gaTTATTCGTGGCCAGTTTTTATTGGAAACTTTAGCATTTTGCAAGAAtatttatcagaaaaaaaaagttacctCTGGAGCGTGGTACGCTTATTTGACTTTTTACTACGAGGTTTTGGTCAa GTCGTGTTTTCGAATAATCCAATTAGTGgtctattgataataatttctttaggAGCTACTTCACCAGGTACATTATTATTCGCAGCCAGCACCGGATTTTTAGGTCTTCTACTATCCATG CTGTTGCGAGATCCACAGGAGCATATTGCAAATGGGTTGACCGTGTTCAATCCACTATTAGTCGGAGCTGTATCCTATGCTTTGATACCAAAAGTCTATGGACCATTTGACAGTTTAAGTATATTATTGATACTTCTGGGGACGATATTCAG TGTTTACATGACCCGATCCATGAGAGACAATAAAATACCAGCTATGGCATGGCCGTTTAATCTGGCTGAATTTGCATTGCTGCTGGTCCTTTATACCAAACACAATGGGCTTGATACGGCAGAGAAACTGCAACTTATGAGAATG GACAATGCAACAAGTGATGCGACGACAAGCAATGTCAGTTTCATCGGAGAAAATGCGACAGGGGTGCACATTGACTGGGGAATG atttttcatGGCGTTATAGTGTCAGCGTCGCAAGTAGTAGCAGTCGAAAATGCTATTACAGGTTGCGTCGTTTATTTGGCTATTCTACTTTTTTCGCCAAAGGCAGCTAGTTTTGCTTTTTTGGGGGCATTTATCGGTTCATTGACgg cttTAATATTTGGAGCAccgattaatgaaatatatatcggTTTTTGGGGTTTCAATACTTTATTGACAGGAATATCATTAGGTGGATTCTTCTATACATTTAATGGACAAATGGTTGCAGCTACGATTGTAGCAATTATCTACACTATGATAGTACAATACTCTATATTGttcctttttaaaaat TTGAAGTTGCCGATATTGTCACTGCCATTTATTTTGGTGACTTCATTGTTTCtgaaattaagaaacaattCAGGGAACAAAATTTCGTCACAATCACCGTCCATTCCATCTTCGCAGAAACAAAGTCAGGATTATCTTGCCAACCCACAATTTCATCTCATTCCACAA gCTGAACATGTTCCTGTTGAAATAGTGAAAGGAGATATCGACAAGGATAAAAGGTTAAAGTACGTGAGGAATCTAAGGAAAAGTCAAGTCGCAAAGATTTATCTTATTTCCAATGATTCGCAATACGATAAAACacttattgtaattaatacaatCACAAATTTCACTTATTTAATGCACGTAATCTttcacataataataaataaattatttcta
- the LOC108003697 gene encoding DNA replication licensing factor Mcm6, translating into MDVGDSQITRTRVTDEVGIKCQKLFQDFLEEFKEDGVVKYLEPAKELVSPEHSTLEVTFDDVDEYNQVLSTTIVEEYYRVYPYLCQAVCNFVKDVAELNKEKECYVSFVEVPTRQKLRELNASKFGTLIRISGQVIRTHPVHPELVLGTFVCMDCNAVIKNVEQQFKFTNPTICHNPVCSNRRRFLLDVDNSIFIDFQKVRVQETQAELPRGCIPRSLEIILRAEAVETVQAGDRYDFTGTMIVIPDISVLSLPGVKADLKARRRKTPEDGDGITGLKSLGTRELTYKTAFLACSVTPTSFRFGGTETNMEELSQEMMKKRMSEAEWNRIYEMSRDKNLYQNLVNSLFSSVHGNDEVKKGIILMLFGGVPKTTMEGTSLRGDINCCLVGDPSTAKSQLLKSVAEIVPRSIYTSGKASSAAGLTAAVVRDEESPDFVIEAGALMLADQGICCIDEFDKMDVRDQVAIHEAMEQQTISLAKAGVRATLNARTSILAAANPVGGRYDRKKSLQQNVQLTAPIMSRFDLFFIIVDECNEIIDNAIAKRIIDLHCDNFQDIETVYTQSEIIRYINFAKHFKPVLSQEASEFLIDSYTLLRQRTGTNAGKWRVTVRQLESLIRLSEAMAKLECSDEVTVKHVKEAKRLLSKSIVTVEQPDIDLEEDENEHMDVDMNEAPPLMAALNAIDNNEMETPPQSQEIAKKKLTMSFEEYKNLSNMLVLYMRNEEIRAETEPSEDAKGGLKKSELVAWYLDQIQDQIDSEEELLERKNFIEKIIDRLTYHDQIIIPLTTTDLRDKDEEEEDDPLLVVHPNYIIDV; encoded by the exons atggatgTTGGAGATTCGCAAATTACAAGAACACGTGTAACTGATGAAGTTGGAATCAaatgtcaaaaattatttcaagactTTTTGGaaga aTTTAAAGAAGATGGAGTTGTAAAGTATCTTGAACCAGCCAAAGAACTTGTAAGTCCAGAACATAGTACATTAGAAGTGACTTTTGATGATGTAGATGAATATAATCAAGTACTTTCTACAACTATTGTTGAAGAATATTACAg AGTTTATCCATATTTATGCCAAGCAGTGTGTAATTTTGTCAAAGATGTTgcagaattaaataaagaaaaagaatgttaTGTAAGTTTTGTGGAAGTTCCAACAAGacaaaaattaagagaattaaatGCATCAAAGTTTGGTACATTAATACGTATATCTGGCCAAGTAATAAGGACACATCCTGTGCATCCAGAATTAGTATTAGGAACGTTTGTTTGTATGGATTGTAATgctgttataaaaaatgtagaacAACAATTTAAG TTTACAAATCCAACAATTTGTCATAATCCAGTATGTAGTAATAGGAGGCGTTTTTTATTGGATGTTGATAATTccatatttattgattttcaaaaagtAAGAGTACAAGAAACACAAGCAGAACTTCCTAGAGGTTGTATTCCTCGTTcacttgaaataattttacgagCTGAAGCTGTTGAAACTGTTCAAGCTGGTGATag atatgatTTTACAGGAACTATGATAGTAATACCAGATATATCTGTTCTTTCACTTCCTGGTGTAAAAGCTGATCTTAAGGCAAGACGTCGGAAAACTCCAGAAGATGGAGATGGTATAACAGGGTTGAAATCTTTGGGAACGCGtgaattaacatataaaacaGCATTTTTGGCTTGTAGCGTTACTCCAACAAGTTTTAGA TTTGGTGGTACTGAAACAAATATGGAAGAACTTTCTcaagaaatgatgaaaaaacgAATGTCAGAAGCAGAATGGAACCGTATATATGAAATGAGCCgcgataaaaatctatatcaaaATCTtgttaatagtttattttcgTCAGTGCACGGTAACGATGAAGTTAAAAagggaattattttaatgttgttTGGTGGAGTACCAAAAACAACAATGGAAGGCACCTCGCTACGAGGAGATATAAATTGTTGTCTTGTTGGTGATCCTAGTACTGCAAAATCTCAATTATTGAAAAGTGTTGCTGAAATTGTGCCAAGATCGATTTATACTTCAGGAAAAGCATCTTCTGCAGCTGGATTAACTGCTGCTGTAGTAAGAGACGAAGAATCGCCTGATTTTGTTATTGAAGCTGGTGCTTTGATGCTTGCTGATCAAGGTATTTGTTGTATCgatgaatttgataaaatggaTGTCAGGGATCAAGTTGCTATACACGAAGCTATGGAGCAGCAAACAATTTCATTAGCCAAA gcTGGTGTAAGAGCAACTTTGAACGCTCGAACGTCAATATTGGCGGCGGCAAATCCTGTTGGAGGACGATATGACAGAAAAAAGTCTTTGCAGCAAAATGTTCAATTAACAGCTCCTATTATGTCCAGATTTGatctattctttattatagttGATGAGTGCaatgaaattatcgataatgcAATCgctaaaagaattattgatcTACATTGTGATAATTTTCAAGACATTGAAACAGTATATACACAATCGGAGATTATTAGATACATTAATTTTGCTAAACATTTTAAACCTGTATTAAGTCAG gaagcatcagaatttttaattgatagttATACATTGCTCAGGCAAAGGACCGGTACTAATGCCGGCAAATGGAGAGTTACCGTTAGACAATTAGAAAGTCTTATCAGATTATCAGAAGCAATGGCTAAGTTAGAATGTTCTGATGAAGTTACTGTAAAACATGTTAAAGAAGCAAAACGTTTATTAAGTAAAAGTATTGTTACTGTAGAACAGCCAGATATAGATTTGgaagaagatgaaaatgaGCATATGGACGTTGATATGAACGAAGCTCCACCTCTTATGGCTGCTCTTAATGCGATAGATAATAACGAAATGGAAACTCCTCcac AATCGCAAGAGATAgccaaaaagaaattaacaatgtcctttgaagaatataaaaatttatctaacatGTTAGTGTTGTATAtgagaaatgaagaaattcgTGCAGAAACTGAACCTTCAG AGGATGCCAAAGgtggattaaaaaaatcagaattagTGGCATGGTATCTAGACCAAATACAAGATCAAATAGATTCAGAGGAAGAattattggaaagaaaaaattttattgaaaaaattattgatagacTAACATATCat gatcaaattataatacctCTAACTACGACAGATCTAAGAGAcaaagacgaagaagaagaagatgatcCTTTACTTGTTGTGCAtcctaattatattattgatgtctaa
- the LOC108003683 gene encoding urea transporter 2-like isoform X4: MTVNEQLKESPRHDYSWPVFIGNFSILQEYLSEKKSYLWSVVRLFDFLLRGFGQVVFSNNPISGLLIIISLGATSPGTLLFAASTGFLGLLLSMLLRDPQEHIANGLTVFNPLLVGAVSYALIPKVYGPFDSLSILLILLGTIFSVYMTRSMRDNKIPAMAWPFNLAEFALLLVLYTKHNGLDTAEKLQLMRMDNATSDATTSNVSFIGENATGVHIDWGMIFHGVIVSASQVVAVENAITGCVVYLAILLFSPKAASFAFLGAFIGSLTALIFGAPINEIYIGFWGFNTLLTGISLGGFFYTFNGQMVAATIVAIIYTMIVQYSILFLFKNLKLPILSLPFILVTSLFLKLRNNSGNKISSQSPSIPSSQKQSQDYLANPQFHLIPQVDDPENDSYKDKNNISTLDV, from the exons ATGACTGTGAATGaacaattaaaagaatcaCCTCGCCAT gaTTATTCGTGGCCAGTTTTTATTGGAAACTTTAGCATTTTGCAAGAAtatttatcagaaaaaaaaagttacctCTGGAGCGTGGTACGCTTATTTGACTTTTTACTACGAGGTTTTGGTCAa GTCGTGTTTTCGAATAATCCAATTAGTGgtctattgataataatttctttaggAGCTACTTCACCAGGTACATTATTATTCGCAGCCAGCACCGGATTTTTAGGTCTTCTACTATCCATG CTGTTGCGAGATCCACAGGAGCATATTGCAAATGGGTTGACCGTGTTCAATCCACTATTAGTCGGAGCTGTATCCTATGCTTTGATACCAAAAGTCTATGGACCATTTGACAGTTTAAGTATATTATTGATACTTCTGGGGACGATATTCAG TGTTTACATGACCCGATCCATGAGAGACAATAAAATACCAGCTATGGCATGGCCGTTTAATCTGGCTGAATTTGCATTGCTGCTGGTCCTTTATACCAAACACAATGGGCTTGATACGGCAGAGAAACTGCAACTTATGAGAATG GACAATGCAACAAGTGATGCGACGACAAGCAATGTCAGTTTCATCGGAGAAAATGCGACAGGGGTGCACATTGACTGGGGAATG atttttcatGGCGTTATAGTGTCAGCGTCGCAAGTAGTAGCAGTCGAAAATGCTATTACAGGTTGCGTCGTTTATTTGGCTATTCTACTTTTTTCGCCAAAGGCAGCTAGTTTTGCTTTTTTGGGGGCATTTATCGGTTCATTGACgg cttTAATATTTGGAGCAccgattaatgaaatatatatcggTTTTTGGGGTTTCAATACTTTATTGACAGGAATATCATTAGGTGGATTCTTCTATACATTTAATGGACAAATGGTTGCAGCTACGATTGTAGCAATTATCTACACTATGATAGTACAATACTCTATATTGttcctttttaaaaat TTGAAGTTGCCGATATTGTCACTGCCATTTATTTTGGTGACTTCATTGTTTCtgaaattaagaaacaattCAGGGAACAAAATTTCGTCACAATCACCGTCCATTCCATCTTCGCAGAAACAAAGTCAGGATTATCTTGCCAACCCACAATTTCATCTCATTCCACAA gTAGATGATCCAGAAAATGATagttataaagataaaaataatatatccacACTTgacgtttaa
- the LOC108003683 gene encoding urea transporter 2-like isoform X1, with protein sequence MTVNEQLKESPRHDYSWPVFIGNFSILQEYLSEKKSYLWSVVRLFDFLLRGFGQVVFSNNPISGLLIIISLGATSPGTLLFAASTGFLGLLLSMLLRDPQEHIANGLTVFNPLLVGAVSYALIPKVYGPFDSLSILLILLGTIFSVYMTRSMRDNKIPAMAWPFNLAEFALLLVLYTKHNGLDTAEKLQLMRMDNATSDATTSNVSFIGENATGVHIDWGMVKFIFHGVIVSASQVVAVENAITGCVVYLAILLFSPKAASFAFLGAFIGSLTALIFGAPINEIYIGFWGFNTLLTGISLGGFFYTFNGQMVAATIVAIIYTMIVQYSILFLFKNLKLPILSLPFILVTSLFLKLRNNSGNKISSQSPSIPSSQKQSQDYLANPQFHLIPQAEHVPVEIVKGDIDKDKRLKYVRNLRKSQVAKIYLISNDSQYDKTLIVINTITNFTYLMHVIFHIIINKLFLC encoded by the exons ATGACTGTGAATGaacaattaaaagaatcaCCTCGCCAT gaTTATTCGTGGCCAGTTTTTATTGGAAACTTTAGCATTTTGCAAGAAtatttatcagaaaaaaaaagttacctCTGGAGCGTGGTACGCTTATTTGACTTTTTACTACGAGGTTTTGGTCAa GTCGTGTTTTCGAATAATCCAATTAGTGgtctattgataataatttctttaggAGCTACTTCACCAGGTACATTATTATTCGCAGCCAGCACCGGATTTTTAGGTCTTCTACTATCCATG CTGTTGCGAGATCCACAGGAGCATATTGCAAATGGGTTGACCGTGTTCAATCCACTATTAGTCGGAGCTGTATCCTATGCTTTGATACCAAAAGTCTATGGACCATTTGACAGTTTAAGTATATTATTGATACTTCTGGGGACGATATTCAG TGTTTACATGACCCGATCCATGAGAGACAATAAAATACCAGCTATGGCATGGCCGTTTAATCTGGCTGAATTTGCATTGCTGCTGGTCCTTTATACCAAACACAATGGGCTTGATACGGCAGAGAAACTGCAACTTATGAGAATG GACAATGCAACAAGTGATGCGACGACAAGCAATGTCAGTTTCATCGGAGAAAATGCGACAGGGGTGCACATTGACTGGGGAATGGTAAAGTTT atttttcatGGCGTTATAGTGTCAGCGTCGCAAGTAGTAGCAGTCGAAAATGCTATTACAGGTTGCGTCGTTTATTTGGCTATTCTACTTTTTTCGCCAAAGGCAGCTAGTTTTGCTTTTTTGGGGGCATTTATCGGTTCATTGACgg cttTAATATTTGGAGCAccgattaatgaaatatatatcggTTTTTGGGGTTTCAATACTTTATTGACAGGAATATCATTAGGTGGATTCTTCTATACATTTAATGGACAAATGGTTGCAGCTACGATTGTAGCAATTATCTACACTATGATAGTACAATACTCTATATTGttcctttttaaaaat TTGAAGTTGCCGATATTGTCACTGCCATTTATTTTGGTGACTTCATTGTTTCtgaaattaagaaacaattCAGGGAACAAAATTTCGTCACAATCACCGTCCATTCCATCTTCGCAGAAACAAAGTCAGGATTATCTTGCCAACCCACAATTTCATCTCATTCCACAA gCTGAACATGTTCCTGTTGAAATAGTGAAAGGAGATATCGACAAGGATAAAAGGTTAAAGTACGTGAGGAATCTAAGGAAAAGTCAAGTCGCAAAGATTTATCTTATTTCCAATGATTCGCAATACGATAAAACacttattgtaattaatacaatCACAAATTTCACTTATTTAATGCACGTAATCTttcacataataataaataaattatttcta
- the LOC108003683 gene encoding urea transporter 2-like isoform X3: MTVNEQLKESPRHDYSWPVFIGNFSILQEYLSEKKSYLWSVVRLFDFLLRGFGQVVFSNNPISGLLIIISLGATSPGTLLFAASTGFLGLLLSMLLRDPQEHIANGLTVFNPLLVGAVSYALIPKVYGPFDSLSILLILLGTIFSVYMTRSMRDNKIPAMAWPFNLAEFALLLVLYTKHNGLDTAEKLQLMRMDNATSDATTSNVSFIGENATGVHIDWGMVKFIFHGVIVSASQVVAVENAITGCVVYLAILLFSPKAASFAFLGAFIGSLTALIFGAPINEIYIGFWGFNTLLTGISLGGFFYTFNGQMVAATIVAIIYTMIVQYSILFLFKNLKLPILSLPFILVTSLFLKLRNNSGNKISSQSPSIPSSQKQSQDYLANPQFHLIPQVDDPENDSYKDKNNISTLDV; this comes from the exons ATGACTGTGAATGaacaattaaaagaatcaCCTCGCCAT gaTTATTCGTGGCCAGTTTTTATTGGAAACTTTAGCATTTTGCAAGAAtatttatcagaaaaaaaaagttacctCTGGAGCGTGGTACGCTTATTTGACTTTTTACTACGAGGTTTTGGTCAa GTCGTGTTTTCGAATAATCCAATTAGTGgtctattgataataatttctttaggAGCTACTTCACCAGGTACATTATTATTCGCAGCCAGCACCGGATTTTTAGGTCTTCTACTATCCATG CTGTTGCGAGATCCACAGGAGCATATTGCAAATGGGTTGACCGTGTTCAATCCACTATTAGTCGGAGCTGTATCCTATGCTTTGATACCAAAAGTCTATGGACCATTTGACAGTTTAAGTATATTATTGATACTTCTGGGGACGATATTCAG TGTTTACATGACCCGATCCATGAGAGACAATAAAATACCAGCTATGGCATGGCCGTTTAATCTGGCTGAATTTGCATTGCTGCTGGTCCTTTATACCAAACACAATGGGCTTGATACGGCAGAGAAACTGCAACTTATGAGAATG GACAATGCAACAAGTGATGCGACGACAAGCAATGTCAGTTTCATCGGAGAAAATGCGACAGGGGTGCACATTGACTGGGGAATGGTAAAGTTT atttttcatGGCGTTATAGTGTCAGCGTCGCAAGTAGTAGCAGTCGAAAATGCTATTACAGGTTGCGTCGTTTATTTGGCTATTCTACTTTTTTCGCCAAAGGCAGCTAGTTTTGCTTTTTTGGGGGCATTTATCGGTTCATTGACgg cttTAATATTTGGAGCAccgattaatgaaatatatatcggTTTTTGGGGTTTCAATACTTTATTGACAGGAATATCATTAGGTGGATTCTTCTATACATTTAATGGACAAATGGTTGCAGCTACGATTGTAGCAATTATCTACACTATGATAGTACAATACTCTATATTGttcctttttaaaaat TTGAAGTTGCCGATATTGTCACTGCCATTTATTTTGGTGACTTCATTGTTTCtgaaattaagaaacaattCAGGGAACAAAATTTCGTCACAATCACCGTCCATTCCATCTTCGCAGAAACAAAGTCAGGATTATCTTGCCAACCCACAATTTCATCTCATTCCACAA gTAGATGATCCAGAAAATGATagttataaagataaaaataatatatccacACTTgacgtttaa